The stretch of DNA TAATACAATCAAACCCGTGTAAACTGGACCAAAATTTTTGTGTTACAGGAAGGGTATCGTTTTGGCTAAAATAATTGTCGTCACTTCAGGCAAAGGGGGAGTAGGTAAAACTACTACATCCGCTGCAATTTCTTCTGGTCTCGCATTAAAGGGTCACAAAACAGTGGTTGTTGATTTCGATATCGGACTTCGTAATCTTGATATTATTATGGGTTGTGAACGTCGTGTGGTGTATGATTTTGTGAATGTCATCAACGGTGAAGCCAGCCTGAATCAGGCATTGATTAAAGACAAACGTATTCCAGAGCTTTACATCCTGCCTGCATCACAAACACGAGATAAAGACGCATTAACTCTTGAAGGAGTTGAGCGGGTATTAAAAGATTTATCAGCTGAATTTGACTATATTGTCTGCGATTCTCCGGCTGGAATTGAAACTGGCGCCTTAATGGCCATGCATTTCGCTGACCATGCCATCGTAGTGACTAATCCTGAAGTGTCATCAGTAAGAGATTCTGACCGAATTCTTGGAATTTTAGCCAGCAAAACCAAGCGTGCAATTGATAATAACAGTCCTGTACAGGAACATTTATTATTGACTCGCTATGATCCTGAGCGAGTGGAAAAAGGAGAAATGCTCTCCGTTGAAGATGTAAAAGAAATTCTGGCTATTCCATTGATTGGAGTAATTCCTGAATCCAAAGCTGTTTTAAAGGCATCCAATACGGGGACACCAGTTATTCTGGATGAGCACAGTGATGCAGGATTGGCTTATCAGGATGCGATTGCCCGCTTTCTTGGCGAAAGCAGACCCATGCGTTTTATCCAAAGTGAACGGAAAGGAATTCTGCGCAGATTATTTGGTAAGAACAGAGAGGATGTCACAGCATGAGTATATTCAATTATTTGAGAAGACGAAACAGTACTGCCTCAGTTGCCAAAGAACGATTGCAAATCATCATTTCGCATGAACGTACTCAGCGAAACACCCCTGATTATCTGCCAAAGCTTCAGGAAGAAATTTTGGCCGTAATTGCGAAATACATCCCGATTACCCGCGATAAAGTCAGTGTTAACCTAGAGCGAATGGGAGATAGTGCTGTATTGGAACTCAATGTAACCATGCCTGAAGAAGCCCTCGAAGAAATCTAGGCCCAGAGGGTTTTGCTGTTTACTGGACGAGCGATTATTCGCTGGTGTCACTGATCCTTCAATAAAAAGTTCTTTTTTCTTTGTAAGACCAATATTTGACCACTATACTCACTATACTAACAAATAGTAAAGTTGTGGGGCAGGTATGCATTTGGTGATTTATTTTTGTGGAGCCCGAAACTCCGGAAATGATTTCTTAAATGGTTATGATATAAACGACCCCAGCATTAAAACTATTTTCGTTGAAGGCTGTCATCATTCTGAAGTATGTAATTCAATCCTGTTTCCCGATTTAAAATCCTTTGCCGAACGATTTGTTCATACTCTTTTTGAAAACAGAGGCGAGTATCTTGGATTGAAACATGTCGATTTGGCCCGTCTTAAACTGGGTATCAATACGCATGAGGAATATTCCTATACTCATAACGGGGAACCTGTCACACGTAAGAAAACGACAGTGACCGCAGAGGATGCCAGAGAGGATATCACCTCTATTAGTCTTGCCGGTTTTAATCGCGGTGCCTTGACTGCCTTTGAGGTGGCTCCGCTGCTTGAAAATCTTGCTCCCAAACTGGAAATAGACATCATCGCCAATCAACCGGTGTCAGGAAATGCTTATCAACTTCCGGGAAGTCAGGCGGTGAATATTGCGGACTGTAGTCATTGTAACAATATACGTCACGTGAGCGTCATTATTGAAGCCTATGCGGAATCACTTGCCATTCCGGACGCAGATGAACCATATCACCGCGTTTTCTTTACACAGATTACTCCCCTGCTTCCAGATAAAGCTATCAAAAATCTGATAGTGATTCCCAGAGAGAGTCATCAGGTACGTGAAAATTCTGCCGATGGTGAAGAGCATTTAAATATGGAGTTGGCAAAATCCTTAAGAAAGAGAGGGTTCCTTACTCAGGAAATTGTGGTCAGAAAAACGCTGACTTGCCGCAGAGCCGCTTCATTTCTCTATCAGCAATTAAACCCCAGTATTCCACCATTGACCAATTCCGACTTATCAAATTATTTCGGCATTAAAAAGGAACCAGTTCAATATAAAGCACATGGAAATACCGGCCTTAGAAAAGGTTATGAGCTGCATCACGAAGAAAGTTTAATTGACTGGTGGGAACGACAGGATAAAAAAGTGTCGCATTACTCTACGCTTTTAACTCAATTACTGGTTAAAAATCTTAAATCAATGGATTTGTCCAATCCAGATGCCCTCAAGGAATTATATAAAGAAACCGACACCTGGCTTATTCTGAAAACGAACTTTGCCTCGTCACGATACGCGATGGTTGAAGCACTTCGTCACCATATAGGGATGAAGTTAATCGCCTTGGGAGTTGAGCCGAAGGAACTGGCAACCATCGTCTGGGAAAATATGCACGAAACCAATTATTTTCTTTCCGAATGGAATAAAACTGTAAAAAACGCCAATTATTTTCGCACCAAGCAAACAAGGGATTTGGAAGAAGCTATTCATGATTATGCAGGTGAATTACCTACCAGAGAAAATGCGGAAAAATTACTGGGTATCCTTGATCAATGGTTACATCAGGAAAATGCTCAGTCTAATAAACGCTTTGACTTAGTCATTATCATCCGTGAGCAACTGGAAGAGGCTGTCAGAGCGGCGCATGGCGTTCTCGAATAACCTGCATTTCTTAACATTCCATTAAGCTTTCATGACTATAATTAGCACATCAATATAATTTAGGAACAAGCAATGCATTTGGTTATCTATTTTTGTGGCACAGGAAATCCGGGAACCGATTTTTTAAAAGGCTATGATTATGTCAATGATCCCAATGTGAAGACCATCTTCGTTAAAGGCTGTCATGACCGCGAAGTGTGTAATGGGGGAACTTTCCCGGATTTGAAAGGATTTACTGAGCGATTCACCAAAGAAGTGTTTGAAATGAGGGAGGGTAAATTATATTTATCGACCTCTGATTTAGCATCCAAAAAGGTAGGAATCAGTAATCCCCACTCCACTGTTGCTGCTGGAGATGAGCAAAAAGAAATAACCTCAGTCACTTTCGCGGGCTTTAGCCGCGGCGGTGTAACCGCTTTTCTTGAGGCGCAACAATTTAAAACATTCGCACCGAATGTTGAAGTCGATGTAGTTGCCGATCAGCCTGTACCGGGTAATTCTTATCAAATCCCTGGAAGTAACGCGGCCAATATAGCCGATTGCAGTGATTGCTCAAATATTAAAAATGCGACCATTATTCTTGGAGCTTATACGGGAGTTCGACAATGGGTTGACCTGAATGTACTGAGCAAAGTACCCGAAAATTACCAAGCTTACAAAAATCAATATGTAGTGATAGGTCGTGTTATTTATTATGTGGATGAGAATGCAGAGATTACCAATGCGATGCCTGAGGGCTACCAGTTACACGTCGCACTAGCGCGCACACAGACACTCCGCTCAGACGAATTAGCTAGTTTAATCAAGCCTGAACATCTGCACACAGAAGCGTTTTATGAGAATAACTCCAATATCCATCGCGCTTTTTTCTCACAGATAGTCCCCAGCCTTCCTCATACAGCAAAACGTGAATTAATTATTATTCCTCGTGAAAGTCATCATCAGGTCAGACTAAATGCAGCTGATGGTGAAGGACACTTAAATATGGCAATAGCCAAATCACTGGAAAAGCGTGGTTACGTCAGCAAAGAGGAAGTGGCACGAAAAAGACAGGAAGCCCAAAAAACTTATGCCGTTAATGAAACACTACCGCCAGCACAATTTCCACCGGCTCAGCAATTGCAAAGTTTCTTTGGCCTGCGAGCCAGGGATGCCTACCGTTATGTGGACAAATTACACCCCCAGGCAGGTATTCGTTCCGGCTACGGTCTTTTGAAAGATGAATCGATTATTGATTGGTGGAATAGGCAGGATAAAAAAGCGTCACGCTTTTCCACTGAATTAACTAAAGGTTTGGCCACGTTAATTCATGTTACAGATTATCATGATACAGATAGTGTTAAACGTCTTTTTGAATTGACCGATAAATGGCTTATTTTAAAAGCAAATTCTGCCTCTTCCCGATATGCTCAGGTAGAGTCTCTTCGTCATCATCTTCAGGTTAAACTTCTAAATATGAACGTCGATAAAACAGAGCTTGCACAAATTAACCGCGAAAATTTACGGAATACAAACTATTTTGTGAATGAGTGGAAGAAGTCAATCAGCCCGGCTTCTTATTTCAGAACGGATGCCACGAGAATACTTGAAAGGGCCATTCAAGAGCATGCCATGAAAGAGCCTAATGAAGCAAATGACAGAACACTTTTAGAGGCTATCAATACCTGGCTTGATGGAAAAAATGCCAAAACTAGCAAACGTTATGATTTGGTGATCATGATGCGGGAACAGCTGGAAGAAGTGATTGAAAACACCTATGGCCTCTCACAAGAATACCAGTCACAACTCTCACATTAGATAAAATCCTCTCTCCTGAGGGCCATTGACCTAATGACGCTGCTTTAAGGATTGGCCCTCTATTCCCTACGTCCCTCGGCTTGTCCCTGAGAGATGGTCACAAAATTAACCATCTTATTAGAGCCTACGTACCCCCGTTAGAGCCTACGTACCCCGCTTTATGCCTGAGGGATCCCCTCATAATTCTCTCCCTGCAACGAGTATCTCTATTTGCAGGGCCTCGACGGCTTTATCATAATCAATTCTATATTTAAATTTCCTTTGTATGATTCGACAGCCGAGATAGAACAAAGAAAGCACTCGTTTTTTTTGGGATGTGTTGGCTTGAAAAGAGAGATGCCATCGCTTGTTTTCAGCAACGAAGCCGGTTAAATAAGCAATTAAAGTAGCCAACATAGCAATCATTAGTAACACTTGAATTCGCTCTATTGATTTTGAGTAAGCATGTTCAAAGCTAAAGCCATATTGAGATGACTTTAAATCTCGAAAATTCTGCTCTATTTGCATGCGTTTGAAATAGATTGAAAAAGGGTTAAACGATGTTTCTGTATTGTTTAATGAACTTGCTAAAAGCCAAGGTTCATTGGCTGATTTTGAATACACCTTGTCTTTCTTGCTTTGCGCTTTCTTTTTGTACTTATTAAAACGTGTACGTTTTTTTCCGGATAGCTTTATTAAATAAAGAAATGTTTCTATTGGGTCTGTTTTAGAGACAATGCCCCACCCCAGAGATTGTCCTTGTTCGGTCGCCTTTTCCTTTGAATCACAATAATATTCCCAGTAAGTATGGGTATCCAATCGATAACATATATTACCCCGGATACGGCCAACATAGTCCCAACCTTGTTTTAACACCAACCGAAACCATGAATTATAAAAACCAGCATCCGTAACTAATATCGGGAGACTTGTCTCAGGCAGAACTTGCTTTAAATTCTGTAAAAATAAGTGATGCGCTTTGTCACTATTTTCATATTGGCGAGGAAATACCTCTTCATAGACTGATAACGCACGGCCTTTAGCGACTAATGAGGCTCTAAGCAAATAATGCGTTGTATTAGGAACATGGCTCCAATCTACCAGGATAATAGGACGACTATTTGTTCCAATTAACCTATGGGCTGTTTTTTGGTATATCGAGAATCGCTCTCCATGCAGGTTTTTATTCCCTAAAAAACGATCACAGCGTTTAATATTATTCTTTTCTTGAGCCTTATTTTTTAATGCTCGCCCCAACTGAGTTAACGACAGCTTTTTTTCCCTGAGTAAGGCATTGATAAATAAATTAAGCGTATTAAATCGTTTTCCATGGATAGTACTTGATAGCAAATTGTGTAAAAATCGCTTTATGTGCATGAGATATCCTAATCAAAATTGTTCGCAAAACTATTTGATCATATATCTTCATGCACTGCCACTTTTTAATATCCTTATTTATGAGGGGAGCCCTCAGGCTTTATGCGGGGTATCCATAACAATGGTAGTGAATTTTAAAATGCTTTTGCCAATCAGACGCATTGCCTGGATACCCCGCATAAAGCGGGGTACGTAGGCTTACGAGAGACGTAGGTAAAGTCTTAAGGCAGCGCCATTAGGCCAAGAGTCCAACCTACATATAACTGGAGAGACCCCTCTATCTCACTTATCCAATCGCCTTTAAGCTGCTCGTTGAGCGTACCCAGGGTTTGCGTTGAGCCAATTCGCCGGGTAAGGATTTAATTGCCAGTTGCGCTTTATTTAAATCAGGAAAATTACCAAGCGTTAATACAAACCACTCACTGCCTTCGCGAAGTGTGCGATAAATCTTTCCATTTTTAGCTTCAATATGATGCGCAACAAAGCGTTTTAAATCATCGGCATTACGGCTGGCGAGGATTTGAATAGTAAACTGCGTAACTGCCGGCTTGCTGGTTTTCGCTGTCTGAATAACCGCGGGCCTGCTCGTTTCAGTTGGACGCACAGGCAAAGTCTTCGTGGACTTATTACTAGCGAGTGATTTTGCAGGAACGGCATGAGGGTTTGCTTTATTAACCGTTTTTGGAATCACAACCACCTTGTCCATCACCACCAGGTTATTCAGCTCCTCGTCTTCATCCGTATTAAATTCGATTACTCGTCTCATTGGCGGCGGTTGCAGCTCCTGAGACGACGATGCCACAGTCCAGGAAGGGATTTCGGTAACCAGTGCCGGCTCAATATGAGAGCGTAAAAGTTGAATGGAGTGGCTTGCCAGATTAGGAAGGCTTGATACAAGCCTTTCTTCGGGAACAGTCAAAAAGACCGAAGGCGCCGGCAATTCGATTAGTGAAGCTACCTCTTGAAACTGAGGGGCGGGTATTGGAGCGGGGGCAGGCTCAGCCACTGTCAGGGTTTGATTCTGAGTGGATGTATAAGCAAATCCCAAACCAACCAGGGCAGCCCCCAAAAGACCATAGGCTTTGACGCCGGTACGACGGGGGCGGCTGGCCTTTAAGGTGTCCGGATTGAAGAAATCCTGCATCTGAGTGTTAATGCGCCCAATATAGCCGCCAGTCAATTGGTAAAACTGCGCCAGGCGTTTATCAGTCATGGTTTTATCAAGGCGTCTTGGAGAAGGGAGAAACTTTAACAGATAGGTCTTTGTCTCGCTTTCTGATAATCCACCAAGCTCAATGCTATGAATTAAATTATCAAATAAATCTTTATCCAAACTATTAATACTGGCCGCCAGACTGTAGTCTGAAACCAGGCATAAGTGGAAAAAGCCGGTGTTACCCTGTTTTTTGATTTCAAGTAATGCCTCTTTGATAAAAAGATCAGGTAAAAGTTGTGCATTATCGATAATAACCAGCACATGAACCTTTCTTTCATTCACTTGCTGGACAAAGTTAGACAGACTTTGTTCCGCATCGATTCGCAAATGAAACGCTTCGTAAAGTTTGGATAATACCTGCTGCACATTAAGTGGTGCTTCGGCATTAATCAATCCAGCCTTGACTCCGGAGTCGAGAGATGATTTTAAAATTTGGGCAAAAGTACTTTTCCCTCCCCCTTTTTCTGCCAGCACAGTAATTAAGACATTATTCAATAAAACCAGATGATTAATAAAATCAATCTTGTTAAGCCAGGCTGCGGGTTTAAAGGGAGGTGTTTCCATCGTTGGTTCACGGCGGTCTTTATCCATGGAATCATTTAGCACGAATTACTCTCCTTCGACTGCGAGCTTTAATACCTTCTGTAACAAATCGGCAGGAACCTTGTCCTCGATGAAGCATTCGCCTATTTTTTTAATCAGTATAAAGCGTAATTTATTATTCTTAATTTTTTTATCTTTCGCCATTAACAGCGTCAACCTGTCCAGATTGATATCTATCGGAATGCGGCGCGGCAATTCTGCCAATTTTAAAAGCTCATCCACCTGCTCGACTCCGGACTGATCGAGATAGCCCATCTCTCGCGATAATAAAGCGATACAGTATAAACCAATGGCTACCGCCTCGCCATGCAGCCAGCGCTCATAACAGGTATAAGCTTCCAGTGCATGCCCGATGGTATGTCCCAAATTAAGCAAAGCCCGGCGGCCCTGCTCTTTTTCATCATCCTGGACATAACTCACCTTGATTGCACAGCATTGAGCAATGACAGGCAACAAATCAGCTTCAGAAAAAGGATCTTTTAGTAAAAGCCTGATTTGATTCGATAAATCACCGGCTTTAAGGATGGCATACTTAATCACTTCTGCAAATCCAGCCTGGCGTTCTCGCTTCGGCAAACTGGCGAGGGTTTTGACATCGATTATCACCGCATCGGGCTGATAGAAGCTGCCTATCATATTTTTCCCAAGCGGATGATTAATAGCTGTTTTCCCGCCTACGGAAGCATCAACCTGTGCCAGGAGCGTTGTAGGAATCAGCACAAAACCCACACCTCGCTGATAAGTGGAAGCAGCAAAACCAGTGATATCGCCAACCACTCCGCCACCAAGACCAATGAGGCAGGTATCCCGGTGGTGCGATGCGCTGATAAGCCTGTCATAAATCTGCGTCAGGCTTTCCTGATTCTTATATTGCTCGCCATCTCTCAAAAGAACCACATCGCATTGTCTGTCAGCAAACACTGACTTCAACGGCTCCATATAGAGTGGAGCCACCGTTTCATTGCTTACAATTAAAACTTGCCTGGATTTAACAACACTCCGCAAAAATTGAGGATCTGCCAAGAGATTTTCTCCAATATGGATTGGATAATCCTGGCCAGGCAAGCTCACTAAAATCTGTTTATATAACTCAGACTTCGCCATAAATGTATTTGATAATATTATTAGCGACTGCTTTCACGGTTAATTTGTCGGTTTCAAAGCTGATGTCTGCAAGCTCATCATAAAAAGGCTCTCTCTCATCACGCAGCATTTCCAGACGGCTTTCCAAATCTTCCGTTTGCAAAAGCGGTCTTTTCGTATCTCTTTTGGTGCGCTCAAATTGCTGTTGCAAGGAAGTCTTCAGATAAATAACGGTTCCTCGTCCAGCCAGGGCATTTCGATTCTCGGGGGTCATCACTACACCACCGCCAGTTGCAAGCACAATATTGGTTTTCTGGGTTAATTCATCAATGACTTTTTGTTCCCGTTTACGAAAACCCTCTTCACCTTCGATATCGAATATCCAGGAAATATCAGCACCGGCACGTTCTTCTATTACTTCATCTGAATCATAGAACTCAAGTTTGAGCTCCTTTGCCAAAGTACGGCCTATCGTGCTTTTTCCTGCTCCCATTGGCCCAATTAGAAAAATGTTGCGTACTTTAACTATGCTCATTTTTTATTACATACCTCTTCATCTGAACAGGAACTTAGTCCTGTTGTTTAACGAGATGCCTGTTTCCCCTATTTCCAGGGAGCAGGCCTTCCGAATTTATTCAGTTCAACCCCTTTACCTTCAACAGTGGTAATTGAAAGCGTATTGGTTATTATCCTAGGAGTAATGAAAATGAGCAACTCCTCATTTTTAATTTCTGTGGACTGATTTCTGAATAATACGCCAACTACTGGCAGGTTTCCAAGAAATGGTACTCGATTAATCGAATTGTTTTTATCTTGTTTATAAATCCCCCCTAAAACAATCGTCTGTCCATTGTTAACCAAGACGTTGGTTTGTATTTCTTTAGTCAGGATAGCAGGAACGCCGTTGAAAGTTTGCGGCGAAGGAGTATCCTGATTAATCTGCAAGTCCATCATAATTTTGTTATCAGGGGTAATCTGCGGAGTCACCTTTAAACTTAAGACCGCTTTTTTAAACGCCACCGCAGTCGCACCGCTTGAGGTCGCCTCCTGATAAGGAATTTCCTCACCCGACTCAATTACCGCTGATTGCTGATTGGTGGTTATCAAACGCGGGCTCGAGATCACCTCACCCCGTCCTTCGCTTTCCAATGCCGACAATTCCAAATCCAGCAGGATACCATCTCCCAGTTTTGCCAGAGCCAAACCAACAGAGGCAGGCGATGCAGAAACAGGCGTTGCCGCCAAATCCACGTTAAGACGATCGGAAAGCGGAACTACATCCGCTGGAGCGACGTTTTGCGCCAGCTGATTCGCACCACTCAATGTTCCGCTAAGATGCGTAGGACGGGAGATACCGAAGCGAATACCCAGATCGCGAGCAAAATCCTTGGTAACATTCACAATCCTTGCCTCGATGAGGACCTGCTTAACCGGAATATCCAGTTGCTTGACCAATTCCCTTATTTCTTCAATCTGGACGCCAGTATCCTGAATCCATATTGTATTTGTGCGAGCATCAACGCTTAGTGTCCCTCGTTTAGACAAAAGTGAATTATTTTTGTCTTTAAGCAGCACCGCGATATCCGCCGCCTTGGCGT from Legionella quinlivanii encodes:
- a CDS encoding IS4 family transposase: MHIKRFLHNLLSSTIHGKRFNTLNLFINALLREKKLSLTQLGRALKNKAQEKNNIKRCDRFLGNKNLHGERFSIYQKTAHRLIGTNSRPIILVDWSHVPNTTHYLLRASLVAKGRALSVYEEVFPRQYENSDKAHHLFLQNLKQVLPETSLPILVTDAGFYNSWFRLVLKQGWDYVGRIRGNICYRLDTHTYWEYYCDSKEKATEQGQSLGWGIVSKTDPIETFLYLIKLSGKKRTRFNKYKKKAQSKKDKVYSKSANEPWLLASSLNNTETSFNPFSIYFKRMQIEQNFRDLKSSQYGFSFEHAYSKSIERIQVLLMIAMLATLIAYLTGFVAENKRWHLSFQANTSQKKRVLSLFYLGCRIIQRKFKYRIDYDKAVEALQIEILVAGREL
- the aroK gene encoding shikimate kinase AroK, which codes for MSIVKVRNIFLIGPMGAGKSTIGRTLAKELKLEFYDSDEVIEERAGADISWIFDIEGEEGFRKREQKVIDELTQKTNIVLATGGGVVMTPENRNALAGRGTVIYLKTSLQQQFERTKRDTKRPLLQTEDLESRLEMLRDEREPFYDELADISFETDKLTVKAVANNIIKYIYGEV
- a CDS encoding AAA family ATPase; this translates as MLNDSMDKDRREPTMETPPFKPAAWLNKIDFINHLVLLNNVLITVLAEKGGGKSTFAQILKSSLDSGVKAGLINAEAPLNVQQVLSKLYEAFHLRIDAEQSLSNFVQQVNERKVHVLVIIDNAQLLPDLFIKEALLEIKKQGNTGFFHLCLVSDYSLAASINSLDKDLFDNLIHSIELGGLSESETKTYLLKFLPSPRRLDKTMTDKRLAQFYQLTGGYIGRINTQMQDFFNPDTLKASRPRRTGVKAYGLLGAALVGLGFAYTSTQNQTLTVAEPAPAPIPAPQFQEVASLIELPAPSVFLTVPEERLVSSLPNLASHSIQLLRSHIEPALVTEIPSWTVASSSQELQPPPMRRVIEFNTDEDEELNNLVVMDKVVVIPKTVNKANPHAVPAKSLASNKSTKTLPVRPTETSRPAVIQTAKTSKPAVTQFTIQILASRNADDLKRFVAHHIEAKNGKIYRTLREGSEWFVLTLGNFPDLNKAQLAIKSLPGELAQRKPWVRSTSSLKAIG
- the minE gene encoding cell division topological specificity factor MinE gives rise to the protein MSIFNYLRRRNSTASVAKERLQIIISHERTQRNTPDYLPKLQEEILAVIAKYIPITRDKVSVNLERMGDSAVLELNVTMPEEALEEI
- the minD gene encoding septum site-determining protein MinD, which gives rise to MAKIIVVTSGKGGVGKTTTSAAISSGLALKGHKTVVVDFDIGLRNLDIIMGCERRVVYDFVNVINGEASLNQALIKDKRIPELYILPASQTRDKDALTLEGVERVLKDLSAEFDYIVCDSPAGIETGALMAMHFADHAIVVTNPEVSSVRDSDRILGILASKTKRAIDNNSPVQEHLLLTRYDPERVEKGEMLSVEDVKEILAIPLIGVIPESKAVLKASNTGTPVILDEHSDAGLAYQDAIARFLGESRPMRFIQSERKGILRRLFGKNREDVTA
- the aroB gene encoding 3-dehydroquinate synthase, whose amino-acid sequence is MAKSELYKQILVSLPGQDYPIHIGENLLADPQFLRSVVKSRQVLIVSNETVAPLYMEPLKSVFADRQCDVVLLRDGEQYKNQESLTQIYDRLISASHHRDTCLIGLGGGVVGDITGFAASTYQRGVGFVLIPTTLLAQVDASVGGKTAINHPLGKNMIGSFYQPDAVIIDVKTLASLPKRERQAGFAEVIKYAILKAGDLSNQIRLLLKDPFSEADLLPVIAQCCAIKVSYVQDDEKEQGRRALLNLGHTIGHALEAYTCYERWLHGEAVAIGLYCIALLSREMGYLDQSGVEQVDELLKLAELPRRIPIDINLDRLTLLMAKDKKIKNNKLRFILIKKIGECFIEDKVPADLLQKVLKLAVEGE